A genomic stretch from Ketobacter sp. MCCC 1A13808 includes:
- a CDS encoding glyoxalase superfamily protein gives MNFSNTTPILRIFDEKKAKEFYVDYLGFTVDWEHRFEDGLPLYMQVSRGNCVLHLSEHHGDCCPGAAMRIKTDGLKEFHSELHEKNTKFGPHIERTPWDTDDMSVKDPFGNRLTFCTEIST, from the coding sequence GTGAATTTCAGCAATACTACCCCGATTCTACGAATATTTGACGAAAAGAAAGCGAAAGAGTTTTACGTAGACTATCTGGGCTTCACCGTAGACTGGGAACATAGATTTGAAGATGGCCTCCCACTTTATATGCAAGTATCACGAGGCAATTGTGTTCTACATTTATCTGAACATCATGGAGATTGTTGCCCGGGGGCTGCCATGAGGATAAAAACTGATGGCCTAAAAGAATTTCACAGCGAACTTCACGAAAAAAACACCAAATTTGGACCGCACATAGAAAGAACTCCTTGGGATACAGATGATATGTCTGTTAAAGACCCATTTGGCAACA
- a CDS encoding YgjV family protein — MELSTAFGVLGVIANALWPLIKHRKFLLLGQVIACICMFVHFWLLGAHTGAAVMAVAGLQATLAIPLEAHPRFKSVYFVSLLLIPLVSWFTWHGLPSIFSTFALAFFCIGNLQINIKHLRILLLCCLFCWVGHNLLISSYPALVSNFLALCTSIYGLVREFMPNKCVHGMSKSCAFCHP; from the coding sequence ATGGAGTTATCTACGGCGTTCGGAGTTTTGGGGGTAATCGCAAATGCATTGTGGCCTCTTATCAAGCACCGTAAGTTTTTGCTGCTTGGCCAAGTGATAGCTTGTATTTGTATGTTTGTTCACTTTTGGTTATTGGGTGCGCATACTGGCGCGGCGGTTATGGCTGTTGCTGGGCTGCAAGCGACCTTAGCCATCCCCCTGGAAGCACACCCCAGATTCAAATCAGTTTATTTTGTCTCGCTCCTGTTAATCCCTTTGGTGTCTTGGTTTACGTGGCATGGTCTGCCATCTATATTTTCAACTTTTGCGCTAGCATTTTTCTGTATAGGTAATTTGCAAATTAACATCAAGCACCTCCGTATATTGCTGCTGTGTTGCTTGTTTTGTTGGGTCGGGCATAATTTGTTAATTTCATCCTATCCCGCATTGGTTTCAAACTTTCTTGCATTATGTACCAGTATTTATGGTCTTGTGCGGGAATTCATGCCTAACAAATGCGTGCACGGGATGTCAAAAAGCTGCGCTTTTTGCCACCCGTGA
- a CDS encoding GNAT family N-acetyltransferase, translating to MSIRAYIQDDLHAIFDIYDRSKLDELNFEDQIFTLLPLKDDEARLSGLMESDIYVYQDHNCISGYGAVCGNEIRALFVHPKFRGKGVGKKVLEFLLSLIQGQPCLFVASSNQPAKNLYQLYGFSVTETFETTYNHEPVIAQKMVRAVLEQDNRSLG from the coding sequence ATGAGCATCCGAGCATATATACAAGATGATTTGCACGCGATATTCGATATTTATGATCGTTCAAAACTTGATGAACTCAATTTTGAAGATCAGATATTTACGCTTTTACCGCTTAAAGATGACGAGGCGAGATTAAGTGGGCTAATGGAATCAGATATATATGTATATCAGGATCACAATTGTATCTCTGGCTATGGTGCTGTTTGTGGCAACGAAATTCGAGCCCTGTTTGTTCATCCCAAGTTTAGGGGCAAGGGTGTAGGGAAAAAGGTACTTGAATTTTTATTATCACTTATCCAGGGGCAGCCATGCTTGTTTGTTGCAAGTTCAAATCAACCGGCAAAAAATTTGTATCAGTTGTATGGTTTCAGTGTTACAGAGACATTTGAAACCACATATAATCACGAGCCAGTAATTGCACAAAAGATGGTTCGTGCTGTTTTAGAACAAGATAATCGGAGCTTAGGCTAA